GGCCATCCTCGAAGGCGCCGCGCAGATTGCTGTGCCGGCGCTCGTCTCCACCCTCTGCATCTGCATCGTCTTCCTGCCCATGTTCTTCCTTCAGGGCGTCTCCCGCTATCTTTTCGCGCCGCTGGCCGAGGCAGTCATGTTCGCGATGATCGCCTCCTACATTCTGTCGCGTACACTCGTGCCGACGCTCGCTATGTACCTGCTCCGGGCTAAGCAGCATGGTGCAAGCAGAAATCCCCTGGTTCATTTCCAGCGTGGTTTCGAGAACGGGTTTGAGCGGGTGCGCTCCGTGTATCAGGTGCTGCTTACGAGGCTCGTCCTTTCCCGCAAGGTCTTTGTTCCAGCATTCCTCTGTGCCTGCCTCTGTGCTTTCCTGCTGGTGCCGTTCCTCGGTCAGGACTTCTTCCCCGATACAGACTCCGGCGAATTCATCCTGCACGTTCGTGCAAAAACAGGGACCCGTATCGAAGAGACCGCGCGTTTAGCCGATCAGGTCGAAGCCTCGATCCGGAGCAAGATTCCGGGTAAGGAACTCAACAACATCCTCGACAATCTTGGCCTCCCCTACAGCCCGTACAACACGATGCACAGCACATCCGGCCTCGTCGGCGCGGAGGATGGTGACATCATGGTCAGCTTGAATGAGAAGCATCACCCTACAGCGGACTATGTGCGAGAGCTGCGCAGAGACCTCCCACGAGAGTTTCCCGGAACGCATTTTTACTTTCTCCCGGCAGATATCACGACACAGACTTTGAACTTCGGCCTGCCAGCTCCCATCGACATTCAATTTCAGAGCGATGACGTCGAAGCGAGCACTCTGCAAGCGACTTCGATGCTCGCAGAACTGCGGCAAGTGCCGGGTCTGGCCGATCTTCGCATTCAGCAGCCGATGGATTATCCGACGCTCGACGTGAGTATGGATCGGACCAAAGCGGAGCAGGGCGGGTATACGGCCCGCGACGTGTCGCAGAGCATGCTGAACACTCTAAGCGGCAGCTTTCAGATCACGCCGATGTTCTTTCTCAACTACAAGAACGGAGTGACATACAACCTTGTCGCGCAGACTCCGCAGTACCACATGGATAGCCTTCAGGATCTCCAGAACATTCCGATCAATTCATCAATCGCAGCGCCCCGCGCAACCCCGGAAGTGCTTGGAGATCTGGCGTCGATTCACCGCGGCCATGAGATGGCCATCGTGTCTCACTACAATATCCGCCGCGTAATCGACATCTATGGCGCAGTTCAGGACCGTGATCTAGGCGCCGTTGCGAAGGATGTGGAAACCATCGTTCACCGGCACGAGAAGGCTCTGCCGCGCGGCATGTTCCTCTCTTTGCGCGGCCAGGTTCAAACCATGCGAAGTTCCTATGCATGGCTGCTCGGCGGCCTGTGCTTCGCCATCGTCCTCGTTTACATGCTCATCGTCGTGAATTTCCAGTCGTGGCTGGATCCCTTCATCATCATTACCGCACTTCCGGCGGCATTGGCCGGCATCGTCATCTTTCTCTTCCTCACGCACACGACACTTAGCGTTCCGGCGCTGATGGGCGCGATCATGTGCATGGGCGTGGCCACTGCGAACAGCATCCTTGTTGTGTCGTTCGCCAAGCTCCGTTTAGCAAAACACGGCGATGCTGTGCTCGCGGCCATCGAAGCAGGCGCAACACGTTTTCGTCCTGTTTGCATGACAGCGCTCGCCATGATCATCGGCATGATCCCGATGGCTCTGGGGCTCGGCGACGGTGGTGAGCAGAATGCTCCCCTGGGACGCGCCGTGATTGGCGGCCTGCTCTGCGCAACCGTGGCAACACTTATCTTCGTGCCGTCGGTCTTCGGCCTGCTTCATGGTGCAGGAAGGAATCCGGCCGACCCTAAGCAGCGCGAACAAGCTCAACAACCGCAGCACGCGTAGAGATCGCCACGGTCAGCTCACAAGCGGTGAATGACATTGTTGGAAGTAACGTACAGGGAGTACAAGTCGATGCAACAACAAGACGAAGTTAAGGACTCAATGAATCACTTACTGGAGGGCGACGTGCCTGAACAAAATGACCACCATGGCCGCGAAACCGAAACCGCGCAGCCTATCACTGTCAACACCGAGAGGAAACTCGGACGCGGCCCAGTTATCTGCGTCATTCTTGCGGCTGTCGCGCTCGGGGCCTTCATTGTTACTGGCATTCGTACACGCGTTCACGCCGAAGAGACGTTGACGACAACTACCCGGCAGGATGCTGTCCTTTCGGTCGCCGTCACAACCCCGACCGCAGGCGCGGCTGCGCAGGAGATCACGCTGCCTGCGAACACACAGGCTTTCATCGATACGCCGATCTATGCCCGCACCAGCGGATATTTGCGCAAGTGGTACGCCGACATCGGCACTCATGTCCGCGCCGGACAGGTGTTGGCTGAGATCGAAACGCCAGAGCTTGACCAACAGGTGCAGCAGGCGCAGTCTGACCTAGCGGCGGCCCAGGCAAACCAGCAGATTGCACAGATCACCGCGGATCGCTGGACAAAACTGCTCGCTAAGAATGCAGTCTCCCACCAGGAGACCGATCAGGCAACGAGTGACCTCAACGCTCGCCAGTCTGTGCTGTCGGCGGCTGAGGCCAATGTACGGCGCTTGCAGCAGTTGCAGGGGTTCGAAAAGGTATATGCGCCATTCGATGGTGTGATCACCGCACGCAACATCGATATCGGAGCGCTGATTCAGGCGGGAGACATCAACTCCCCAAAGCTGGAGCTCTTTCATATGGCTTCGACGGACAAGTTACGCCTCTTTGTTCCCGTCCCTGAGGTATATGCCAACCAGGTACATAACGGCGATCACATCGCAGTCACCTCAGACGCGCTTCCAGATGCGAAGTTCACTGGCACGATCGTTCGCAATTCAGATGCGATCGACATCTCCAGTCGAACTCTGAACGTCGAGGTCGATGTCAGCAATGCGGAGCACAAGCTGTTCCCGGGTCAGTATGCGTTCATTC
The sequence above is a segment of the Acidicapsa acidisoli genome. Coding sequences within it:
- a CDS encoding efflux RND transporter periplasmic adaptor subunit encodes the protein MPEQNDHHGRETETAQPITVNTERKLGRGPVICVILAAVALGAFIVTGIRTRVHAEETLTTTTRQDAVLSVAVTTPTAGAAAQEITLPANTQAFIDTPIYARTSGYLRKWYADIGTHVRAGQVLAEIETPELDQQVQQAQSDLAAAQANQQIAQITADRWTKLLAKNAVSHQETDQATSDLNARQSVLSAAEANVRRLQQLQGFEKVYAPFDGVITARNIDIGALIQAGDINSPKLELFHMASTDKLRLFVPVPEVYANQVHNGDHIAVTSDALPDAKFTGTIVRNSDAIDISSRTLNVEVDVSNAEHKLFPGQYAFIHLPIPPSNSSMTLPSNTLLFRKEGLRVGVVRDGRVQLAPVQIGQDYGAKVEIISGLAPADQVVLNPPDSLAQGERVNVEKGDAE
- a CDS encoding efflux RND transporter permease subunit — translated: MWIVKLALDRPYTFIILALLILIMSPVMIMRTPTDIFPNINIPVIAVAWQYTGLNPEEVEGRLTTPFEKVATTLVDNIEHMESTTYNGQSVVKIFLQPGASLDTANAQVTAVSQFELRQLPPGTLPPEIINFSAGSVPILQLGVSGKGLNEQQLADLSTNAVRPQLITVPGSVLPSPYGGQSPQITVNMDQNRMQSKGVSPGDLIAAMNDENVVAPAGTAKVGAEEYDVRTNAAPHTIDELGMMPIKKVDGAVVYIRDVATVSNGAAFQTNIVRQDGRRGVLISVLKAGNASTLSVVKGIRDLLPRVAQIVPPNLKITPLSDQSVFVRGAVSGVIREAVIAAALTALMILLFLGSWRSTVIIAISIPLSILSSVIILGMLGETINTMTLGGLALAVGILVDDATVTIENIERFLEDGYELHEAILEGAAQIAVPALVSTLCICIVFLPMFFLQGVSRYLFAPLAEAVMFAMIASYILSRTLVPTLAMYLLRAKQHGASRNPLVHFQRGFENGFERVRSVYQVLLTRLVLSRKVFVPAFLCACLCAFLLVPFLGQDFFPDTDSGEFILHVRAKTGTRIEETARLADQVEASIRSKIPGKELNNILDNLGLPYSPYNTMHSTSGLVGAEDGDIMVSLNEKHHPTADYVRELRRDLPREFPGTHFYFLPADITTQTLNFGLPAPIDIQFQSDDVEASTLQATSMLAELRQVPGLADLRIQQPMDYPTLDVSMDRTKAEQGGYTARDVSQSMLNTLSGSFQITPMFFLNYKNGVTYNLVAQTPQYHMDSLQDLQNIPINSSIAAPRATPEVLGDLASIHRGHEMAIVSHYNIRRVIDIYGAVQDRDLGAVAKDVETIVHRHEKALPRGMFLSLRGQVQTMRSSYAWLLGGLCFAIVLVYMLIVVNFQSWLDPFIIITALPAALAGIVIFLFLTHTTLSVPALMGAIMCMGVATANSILVVSFAKLRLAKHGDAVLAAIEAGATRFRPVCMTALAMIIGMIPMALGLGDGGEQNAPLGRAVIGGLLCATVATLIFVPSVFGLLHGAGRNPADPKQREQAQQPQHA